One segment of Coriobacteriia bacterium DNA contains the following:
- the atpB gene encoding F0F1 ATP synthase subunit A: MEHFAEEINGLLDFLKSHDVTSFHLTNYVFFLAIGTVLLLAILLAARNQVKLYPTGRFYNLIELLVEFVRNDLAVANIGPDGAKYFPFLGTIFFFIVLNNLIGVIPGMKPGTGTMGVTVALALFSFVYFNYAGMQKRGVGGYIKGIVPHGVPGVLWPVIWVIEVISMLVRPFTLSIRLFANMYAGHIVLGIFSILTSIGVEQVIQGIQGGGIGNIAIGGIATLAWMLLLTALYLLEIGVAILQAYIFTLLSTVYISLAVAEH, translated from the coding sequence GTGGAGCATTTCGCCGAAGAGATTAACGGCCTGCTTGATTTCCTGAAGAGCCACGACGTCACTTCGTTCCACCTCACGAACTACGTGTTCTTCCTTGCCATCGGCACGGTTCTCCTGCTGGCTATCCTCTTGGCCGCTCGGAATCAGGTGAAGCTCTATCCCACGGGCCGCTTCTACAACCTGATCGAGCTGCTCGTCGAGTTCGTTCGCAACGATCTCGCAGTCGCCAACATCGGTCCCGACGGAGCGAAGTACTTCCCGTTCCTCGGCACCATCTTCTTCTTCATCGTGCTCAACAACCTCATCGGTGTCATCCCGGGTATGAAGCCGGGCACCGGCACCATGGGCGTCACCGTCGCGCTTGCGCTGTTCTCCTTCGTCTACTTCAACTACGCGGGCATGCAGAAGCGCGGCGTCGGTGGCTACATCAAGGGCATCGTGCCGCACGGAGTTCCGGGAGTGCTGTGGCCGGTCATCTGGGTCATCGAGGTTATCTCGATGCTCGTCCGACCCTTCACGCTCTCGATTCGTCTGTTCGCCAACATGTACGCCGGCCACATCGTGCTCGGCATCTTCTCGATTCTGACGTCGATCGGCGTCGAACAGGTGATCCAGGGCATCCAAGGTGGCGGCATCGGCAACATCGCCATCGGCGGCATCGCAACGCTGGCGTGGATGCTCCTACTCACTGCGCTCTACCTTTTGGAGATTGGGGTTGCGATTCTGCAGGCCTACATCTTCACGCTGCTCTCTACCGTCTACATCTCGCTGGCGGTGGCCGAGCACTAA